Genomic DNA from Helicoverpa armigera isolate CAAS_96S chromosome 10, ASM3070526v1, whole genome shotgun sequence:
ctgaaagtgccgGGGGTAAACTGTGCCGACGCGAATATCTCAAAAACGGAAAGAGATAGATATACGATCGTATTGTGTCGCGTAAGGCCTAACAGTCGCGCACACGCGGCTGCCATTTTAGTTGCGTCAGCGACGCGGACCGAGTCGCACTGCATGTGAGGGTCCTCCAGCGCcacgtaagtaaatattttcgtttcaatactttttggtctcaagctagcatttttcgtgcttttaatatgtgagtttttgtaaaatgtttgttatttatcctAGTTTGTTATGCAgtgtaattttaatgctttgtgTACAGTTACTTTTATATGTGAGACAAAATATCACACTATCATAAACGGGGTAAAATGTGCCGTTCATGTGGGGCTGCTTGTGCCGCGGCCCAACCAACCCCTAACTAACctatattgtttcagtattgtttatatttacgcgagcaattatgaaagaaagaaaatatgcagTTTCCAGCCTCCTCAATCAGCAGGAGATAAAAATGCAGCAGATTTCTCACCAGAGCTAATAAGACCACTGCCTAAAGCACCTCCCCGACTAATTGGACATACTAAAGCACGTAAAAGAAAGACAGCTGTTCTTACGGACACTCCAGAGAAAAATGCTTTAGCAGAAGAACAGGctagtaaaaagaagaaaaaagaaagcgaaACTAAAAAGAAGGTTAAGGGAAAAGGGACGGGAAAATGCAAGGGAAAgggtaaacaaataaaaaagccgactaaaaaccccACTAAGAGAAGAGTATTGCAAGATGACGACAGTTCTGATGACGAACAAGAATGGTTCTGTATCATTTGTTGTGATGCCTATTCTAACTCTGCCCTGGAGAACAATGGATTGAATGCAGAGAATGTAAGAATTGGGCCCATTTGCAATGTATTGAAGATGAAAAAAAACCAAGCATTTGTATGTCCTAATTGTTATTCTGATCAATCACCTGGAGAGTAACtagttttggtatattttttatttcttaaaaagactcgagactgattaaaaagttaataattttggaacatattaataattgatctcattcgcataaaaataagtacaaactattgattaaaaatacgtttttaagtttgaataattacagaagaagcttccttgttttttttttataataatacttagtattatacaattaaactttaaaaactgttgatttatattaaaaaatataacgaataaatatattattataaaactgatgtgttttaatttcctaattaattttaattcatataaaaCTCCCAGCATTATCAACGGCACAACCGACCTCAGCTACGGCACAACTTGCCCCAGATTGGGGTTGGTAGTGCCTTGCCGcctctgtataaaaaaatcgcattttcataaaaactattaaaaatgtgcaaaatctgaagttaaattcgtaaaatagattaaatttgGCTTAGGATGAACCACTACTTTCAGACATAGTACTTGTTTTATCCGAATCTTAAAAGGATTTGTCAAAATcggcactttcagccccgctctccccTACCTACATTCAAGACGAAGTCTAGGCGATAAGGCAGTTGTCCCACTAAcgacgagaaaacgactaactatcggctatttcctcgctcaagaaacgtacaatagatatactttccaagtgaacaaaagagatgcatatacaaatagttgatcgctgactggtcacactgccggcgagcactcgcttcactagtttgtcgctgagcgacGTGAACTATGAAATATAACACTCGCtcggcgacactcgccaagCGTTTAGAACTCACGCCGAGAGAGCAACCAGTGGTCATTTCTCTACAGTGCGTATCTAGCGAGCGAGAGATGCGAGTAATCGCCCGCCTAACTCGCGCACTCGCTTATAGCCGAGCTACAAaaatatcggaactacgcactcgCTCCCCGCGCCTCGCTTactcgtttctagttctagctctactcgttactcgttaatcgttgccggtgagACAAGTGCCTAAAACGAGACAATACACGCATGCAAAGCTCATtttcaaacttaattattaGTTGTTTAACTTTTGCAATACGCTCCATCCAAGGTAAACAAACGTTCGTAAACGTAAAATTAACTCGTTTTCTTGGAGGGACTGGAATAAATATGACTTCCTGAGAACAAATAGGCaacaaaactaatatttttttaaacaaagaagaATAGGAATATCATCACTCAGAGCAGTGCACACGCGAAGATAGTAGAGTATTGTTCCCTATTTTGCCATGTCAGCTCTGTCATGTAGAAAAACGAGAATAGGAGGTGTTCACGTTCTCTTATCTTGACCCCCACCGTGCGGAAATGCTACACTGCTATATTTGAATCATGCTGTGACAAAAGGCGCCAATTTCTCACCATTTCAACCATTAGATCCTCTAAAATCTGTACAAACATCGGAATTAAGAACCTCTTATTTGAGAAAATGGTTAAAAAGTCCGTTTGGCTAAGGGCGTTTACCAAACCTGTACCATGGAACCACCCCCGCTCCAAAAGTATTGTCTGTGCCTGATTTCTTCCAATATGAAACCTAAGAATTTTTGGAATCAAGTACGCGCCATGGTACGCGCTAAGTATTGTcaatagaaaaagaaatacttGTCATCTGTCCTTAGTTGGCTTTGGTTGGCTTTAGCTTTTTGTAAAGCTAATGTCATCAGTTTTTCGCACATTTTTCAGACACGTTAAAAACGCCCACCAAAAGCCCTACCCAAAGTAGATAAATTAGAATTCCacccaattttatttcgatTCATTAAAAGTAACAATGGCCGACGATGACGATGAAGGTGGTTTCGGTGGTATGTATGAAGATGGACACTGGGTGTGGGATGAGCAAACACAAGGTTTATTGTTTGTGAGGTAAATTATATCTTCTGTGTTAGTATACAGTTTAGTACCTAATGGTATATGCTACCTATCGGTATACCTATGCGGTACAGTAGGTACTGTCCCGAACCTAATAGCAGGCAGCTCTATGCTCCGGTTTTGTTATAACATCTCCGTgtctaattcatttattttatcttatttttattccttttcaAGTGATTTGCCTCCAGCTCGAGTGGAAACTGTTCAAATAACAACCAAAGCACCAACGGGTGCTATCGAATTTAAAGATGATATTGACCTTATTGAACAGGTGATTTTTATATAAGCCCATTATGTCTGCATCTATATGACACTTGAATACCCTTTACCTACTCGTGACTCGTCCCAGATAATATGGTAATAAGATTCATTAAAAACCTACATATTAAAGACCTACTGAGTACCTATGTGAGCCCGATAgagaacttataaataaatattttaagtactacttattcCCAAACCATGCCATACGTAAatcttctttcttttattttcctaGCTCCGCTATAAGCGACGTTACCAAAGAAAACCAACACCAGGACAAGAGGATCTGGTCACTTTGCAGGTAGGTCCTTGACCCTTCATTCACAGGGATCGGTCACCTATGCGAGTTctctaccaattttttttttaatttcaggaTATTAAAGACATAGCGCTTTACACTGCACCCGTTAGCTTGTTGAGCCCCATGCTTATAGACTTGCTGCATTTGCCCACGACAGAAAGATTTCTGAGAGCGCTTATATTCTGCTGTGCCTACTATCTACAGGTATATTACTGTTATTGTTACTgttatagcctttttatcgtcccactgctgggcacaggcctcttctcacacggagaaggattgtgCATTACTCACCACGcatgctcaatgcgggttggtttGGTATATTGCAATATCACATCTTTGTCATAAAATTGCCTTTCCAGAATTTACACAATAGACTGTTTGCTTTACATAGTTGAAGTCTGTTCTACTTGCAGATATCAGACGAAATGACCACGCGGATATCTGAACTCGAAACAAAAGTGAGAACACATGATTGTGAAATTTTGGAAAACAAATATCGCGAAAACTTGTCAGATCTAAGACTGTTAGTGGCTAAGGAATACTGTATTATGCTTATTGGTAAGTAAATACCAGCAAAATGactaagtacttacttataCCGGGAACATTTTCGCAGTGTTTCGCTAGCCTCATGTAACAAAGGGCAAGCTTGCATACCAATTACCAATTAAGATTTGATACAAATCAAAACAGGCCCAGTCCAACAAACCCATCAAGTAAACCAGCCCAGGATTTCATCTTAGTGAAAACGCTTCTGTAAAAATGCAGCTCAGTGGTAGGGTATTTTCATGTAGATTTTAAGTAAATGTTCATTGTACAGGTGGAGGAGACATGCGAAGATTTCATCACATGGGACCAAATAAGAAAAGAACATCTCTATCCGATAAAGATGCACGATTATTTGAAACATTCGTACGAATGGCTGTGCAGATTGTTTACTTGGCTCTAGGACGCAGGAATTTTCGACAAATAGGTAATACCTGAAGCCTATTTAGAAGTacctgtacctatttataaccaGCTGTAGTGTCACGGAGATGCGGAGATCTTACTAATTTAGTAGAAACCAGCTAAGTagcctacctacctatttaattcGGTTATTAATGTTGTTCTTGGAACTCCTCAGAATTGGAATGTCACCGTATATTAAAGTCGGAAATATTCAACACTGTGGAGCATACATTGAAGACTGGTTACTTGTCGCAAATGATGCCCGAAGAACACAAGGTGCTTTTGGGAACTTGTGTGCATCATGACAAGAAACTTAACACTCGCTCCCCGCTCATGAATGAGGTTTTCTGCCACAGGCCTATTGATTTTCGCCTAATGGGATTGGGTGTTGTTAAATATGAAGAGTAaggaaaataactttttttattattttttaacttttcccTTTTAAAGGTAAAATCCCAAGTTCttagttaatttaaaagaaatattctcttactagcttttgcccgcgacttcgttcgcatggaatagtgactttcggcatatttttggtttgtaccaatagatggcgctatatgtccggaataaattttatttttatattttttttgaaataaaaactatcctatgtcctttctcaagttccaaactatgtctgtgccaaatttcacacaaatcggttcagtagtttaggcgtgaagaaaagacagacagacagacagacagacagacagacagagttactttcacat
This window encodes:
- the LOC110372351 gene encoding protein phosphatase 1 regulatory subunit 36 → MADDDDEGGFGGMYEDGHWVWDEQTQGLLFVSDLPPARVETVQITTKAPTGAIEFKDDIDLIEQLRYKRRYQRKPTPGQEDLVTLQDIKDIALYTAPVSLLSPMLIDLLHLPTTERFLRALIFCCAYYLQISDEMTTRISELETKVRTHDCEILENKYRENLSDLRLLVAKEYCIMLIGGGDMRRFHHMGPNKKRTSLSDKDARLFETFVRMAVQIVYLALGRRNFRQIELECHRILKSEIFNTVEHTLKTGYLSQMMPEEHKVLLGTCVHHDKKLNTRSPLMNEVFCHRPIDFRLMGLGVVKYEDLKEASRLHYLYLIVAGPEEKLKRANMSVGLIGMPRCLFDTMLQPVCRTESKSKQNVASSYGVAMSKSESTKSISQGYPLIYLPDKDTKETCLPSDFPQTPETQLPVSQVQLRRWHNRFIKLTKPSASR